GATGATCTTTTAAGTGCAAAAGAATATTAGATGAGAATTGGAATATATAATAATGAAACAGCAGAATCTCAACGAGTGACAAAGGTTTTAAAGGCTGAAATGAAACGGGCGGGTTTAACTTATGTCGAAAAAAATCCAGAAGTTGTAATAACAATCGGTGGAGATGGTACTTTGTTATCGGCTTTTCATCATTATCAAAAAGACTTAAATAATATTCGCTTTGTTGGAATTCATACTGGGCACTTAGGATTTTATACGGATTGGCGGAGTTTTGAAATTGATGATTTAGTTGATAGTTTAGTAAAAGATAGCGGACAGGCAGTTTCGTATCCTCTACTTGCTATGAAGGCTACTTATTCTGATGGGCAGATAGAGAATTATATTGCACTTAATGAATCAACAATTCGGAATGTTACACGAACAATGGTATGTGATGTGTTCATTAATAATCATTTGTTTGAAAACTTTCGGGGGGATGGTTTATGTATTTCAACTCCAACCGGTTCAACTGCTTATAATAAATCAGTCGGGGGTGCCATTGTCGATCCAAATAGTGTTGGCTTTCAGTTAGCAGAAATGGCTTCACTTAACAACCGGGTTTTCCGGACACTAGGCTCACCGATTATTTTTGGCGCTGATGCTGAGTTAATTTTGCGTTTGCGTGATGAAAATGGGCATGTGCTTACATGCGATCGTGATCAATGGATGCTTAAAAGTGAGAAGGAGCGGTACCTAACTGAATTATCTTATAGAGTTTCTAAGCAACGAATATATTTTGCTCAATATCGGCATAATAATTTCTGGAATCGAGTAAAAGATTCATTTATTGGTGGAGTGCATTAAATGATTGAAGATTGGCAGCATTTTTTATTGCCATATCAGCAAGCCGTAAATGAACTAAAAGTCAAATTACGGGGGATGCGAAAGCAATTTCAAGACCAAACGCAACATTCTCCGATTGAATTTGTAACTGGACGAGTAAAGCCAGTTGATAGTATTAAAGAAAAAATGATTAGACGACATGTGCAAGAGGATCGACTTGAGCAAGATATGCAAGATATTGCCGGTTTACGAATCATGTGTCAATTTGTAGAAGATATTTATAAGGTAGTTGACTTATTACGGCAGCGAAGTGATATGACTATTTTAGAAGAACGAGATTACGTCACCAATGTTAAACCGAGTGGATATCGTTCCTATCATATTGTTATTGAATATCCGGTGCAATTAATTACTGGAGAAAAAAGAATATTAGCTGAAATTCAAGTACGTACCCTTGCAATGAACTTTTGGGCAACAGTAGAACATTCCTTAAATTATAAATATCAAGGTGAGTTTCCTGAGGAGCTATCTGCAAGGTTGCAAAGAGCCGCAGAGGCAGCATTTAAGCTTGATAATGAAATGTCAGAGATTCGAGAAGAAATAAAGGAAGCACAGACATTGTTTTCTAAGCGGAGGTCAACTAATTCTATTGATGAAGACGAGTTAAAGGAGTAAATGCTCGAACTTCATCTTTTTGTGAATCCATTAGGAATGCGCTGTTTACGGTGTGAAAAAGACGTGTTAAAAATTGATCGTGATTTAAATACAAAAATTAGTTATCAGTTTGTACCACTATTCAATATGAAAACGATCGATAGCACACTTAAATATTATCATCTTAATCCCCATGATCTTGCTGCAAGACAACAAGTATCAAAAACCCTTAACCAAATAATACTAGATTATAAAGCAGCCCTCTTCCAAGGACGAAAACGTGGACGGCATTATCTCTTACAATTACAATCTGCGCTTATTAACCAAGGCTTGGATTACAACGATGAATTAATTAATAAAATTGCACATGGTTCACACCTTGACTTAGAAATGTTTTTTGAGGATCGGCAAAGTCAACTTGCTAAGCAGGCTTTCCGTCAAGATCAAAAAATCGCAAGTGATCTAGGCGTATCAGAAACGGCTACCGCAGTCGTTTTTAACACCGAAGATTCTGATTACGGCCTAATGATTCCAAATTTTGACTATAATACTTTAATAAACGCATTTAAAAGCGGAAAATTGGCTCGATCTGCATCCTTAGATGAATTTGTGAACCAATATCGTCCGCCAAAGCTACAAATTATACAAAACAATAATTAAATGCAACACACATGTACAATGTTTTTAGCAGGAAAGAATGCAACGATTGACGGGTCAACTATAGTTTGTCGTGAGGAAGATTATGGTAATGCATTTGATCCTCAAAGATTTGTATTAGTAAAACCAGAAAGACAGCCACGTAAATATCAAAGCAAAACAACTGACTTTAAAATTGATTTACCAGTTCCTAAGTTAAAATATACTTCTACGCCTGATGCTGACGATAAAGATGGAATTTTTGGTGCGGGCGGTATCAATGGTCTGAATGTTGCGATGAGTGCGACTGAAACTATTACTACTAATGCCCGGATATTAGCAATAGATCCTTATAACACCTTATCGGGAATTGGCGAAGAAGATTTTGTAACATTAGTCCTTCCTTATATTAAGAGTGCTCAAGATGGTGTTAAGAAACTAGGAAGTTTATTAGAAAAGTATGGCACTTATGAGGCTAATGCGATAGCTTTTAGTGATAATAATGAAGTGTGGTATATGGAAACGATTGGCGGTCATCATTGGGCAGCTGTTAAAATTCCCGACAATGCCTATGTGATTGCTCCTAATCGATTTAATATTACTAATTTTGATTTTGATAGTCCCAACACAATGAGTTCACCAAATTTGAAACAG
The genomic region above belongs to Limosilactobacillus reuteri and contains:
- a CDS encoding NAD kinase, whose translation is MRIGIYNNETAESQRVTKVLKAEMKRAGLTYVEKNPEVVITIGGDGTLLSAFHHYQKDLNNIRFVGIHTGHLGFYTDWRSFEIDDLVDSLVKDSGQAVSYPLLAMKATYSDGQIENYIALNESTIRNVTRTMVCDVFINNHLFENFRGDGLCISTPTGSTAYNKSVGGAIVDPNSVGFQLAEMASLNNRVFRTLGSPIIFGADAELILRLRDENGHVLTCDRDQWMLKSEKERYLTELSYRVSKQRIYFAQYRHNNFWNRVKDSFIGGVH
- a CDS encoding GTP pyrophosphokinase family protein codes for the protein MIEDWQHFLLPYQQAVNELKVKLRGMRKQFQDQTQHSPIEFVTGRVKPVDSIKEKMIRRHVQEDRLEQDMQDIAGLRIMCQFVEDIYKVVDLLRQRSDMTILEERDYVTNVKPSGYRSYHIVIEYPVQLITGEKRILAEIQVRTLAMNFWATVEHSLNYKYQGEFPEELSARLQRAAEAAFKLDNEMSEIREEIKEAQTLFSKRRSTNSIDEDELKE
- a CDS encoding DsbA family protein; the encoded protein is MLELHLFVNPLGMRCLRCEKDVLKIDRDLNTKISYQFVPLFNMKTIDSTLKYYHLNPHDLAARQQVSKTLNQIILDYKAALFQGRKRGRHYLLQLQSALINQGLDYNDELINKIAHGSHLDLEMFFEDRQSQLAKQAFRQDQKIASDLGVSETATAVVFNTEDSDYGLMIPNFDYNTLINAFKSGKLARSASLDEFVNQYRPPKLQIIQNNN